Proteins encoded in a region of the Larimichthys crocea isolate SSNF chromosome XVI, L_crocea_2.0, whole genome shotgun sequence genome:
- the armc7 gene encoding armadillo repeat-containing protein 7 — translation MHRYIPSHVSAHRTHLTTSEAKEQVLANLANFAYDPKNMDYLKELQVTDLFLDMLTEENENFVEFGMGGLCNLSMDPECRDIILQSSGISLVTNLLSSRREETVLSAITILMNLTKPSSRSEITDPAILQCMLRFSLSESPRLRNLAAVFLQDYCTEEQVAQAEQQMKGQQTAVGIPLPEDSS, via the exons atgcatcgttacatccctagtcatGTTT CTGCTCACAGAACTCATCTCACTACATCAGAGGCGAAGGAGCAAGTGCTGGCGAACCTCGCCAACTTTGCGTACGACCCAAAGAACATGGACTatctgaaggagctgcaggtgACCGACCTCTTCTTGGACATGCTTACTGAAGAGAACGAGAACTTTGTGGAGTTTGGCATGG GGGGGCTGTGTAACCTGAGTATGGACCCCGAGTGCCGAGACATCATCCTGCAGAGCAGCGGCATCAGCTTGGTCACAAATTTGTTGTCAAGCCGCAGGGAGGAGACCGTCCTGTCAGCCATCACTATACTAATGAACCTCACGAAGCCCTCGTCACGCTCTGAGATCACTGATCCGGCCATCCTGCAGTGCATGCTGCGCTTCTCCCTCTCGGAGAGCCCCCGTCTGCGCAACCTGGCCGCCGTGTTCCTGCAGGACTACTGCACCGAGGAGCAGGTGGCCCAGGCCGAGCAGCAGATGAAGG